The stretch of DNA TCCTGTCAGTGCAAATAGTGAGATTGCCTGAAAGGCAGCTACTGGCTGAAGTGCAGTGGAGCCAGTTAAACTCTCGTTTATGCCCAAGGATATCTCTGTCTGTGCTCAAGAGCAGACATGTGCCAAACATCAGCGAACAGAATTACACACACATCCCTTGACTTAATGCTATAGATCCTCCTGAACTGTCCTGACAGCgataatgaaaatgaaattaaatatgGTATCAACCCAAGAGTAATCTGTTTTTAGGCTCACCATAATGGACTTGTGATCTCGATAAATTGGTTTTCTCATGATAACAGGTTATATGTTGTGTTaccaagaaaacaaaagacagaTTTCATGAGAAAACTGCATAAATTAACTTGCTaccgagcaaaaaaaaaaactttgttatCTGGAGATAACAGAATAATCAACTTGTGATCTTGAGAAAACAACATCATCAAAATACATAACTACAAGCAGGCCGCTCTAAGCCTCCATATCtggttaacaaaaaaaaattaaaaaaaaaaagcagaataaagTTCCTCTTCTCTGAGTGAGATGCCAATGTGTCCATGTCTTCTTACTCTGAAAAAGGTGAAAATCTTTTTAGTTTTCATACAAAGCTCAGCCGTCGTAACAGGTCTCAACTcacaaaagggggaaaaaaaggaaaaagagtggACTCTGACCTTCATACCACAGCACAGGAGCGTGGCTCTCTGAAGGGGTTGCTGCCTGTAGGGACTCCAACCAGCAGGGCGTCTTTGCCTGCATTCTGCAGACAATACTGTTGAAGCTCTGCAGCTGCCTGGGACACCTGGCAACACAGTCAGAAAAAAACATCTATACGACACAACCTCCAGACACATTTCTACACTAAAAAGACTTTACAGAAACTAATTGATGCTGTTGAGCTCCCAAGTTGTGCAAAACTCTCATTACAttcttgatcttttttttttaattttagcaTGTTTACTTTTTTGACAACAAAAAGGTTGTTTATAAACAGCTTATCAACATCTGCGGTCGACAGTAGACTCGGCTGATCATATTCTAACTATTCCAACTGCACATGGTTGAAGAAGTTTTGATGAGAGCTTATTGGAAACTTAGCTGAGGAAACGTTTCATAAACAAAGCCTGTTGCAAGAAACTCAAGTATTAAGCTcatttacttaagtaaaagcaTGGCTATCATCATGCAAAAATACTCCATTGTTACCTTAAATAATCAGGCATCTGCAAATTATAGATCTGCATAATTATAAGTGATACACTGACGTGTATACAGCATTTTATAGTTGAAGATAAGTATTCAGTTTTGCAAATCGAACGTTTACTTAGTTCCCTAATTAATCACTTGATTTGTTTGTGAAAAACTCACTAAAAAGTAAGAAATATGGATGGATGCATAGTAAGTAATATTACAGCTAGGTCCCACGGCCAAAAGGGGCAACTTTAAAAGCTTAAAAGCGTtggtgggtaaaaaaaaaaagtgaattgaAACGATTAAAATATCTAAAAAGGAAAACCAGCAAACGTTCCCATTAGAGAAGCTGGAAGTGAAACATTTTGGattaaatgaaaatattcaTTATATGTTGGTTTGGAGACATGAATTATCATGCTGACACAACACAAGTAATATCTATTATAGCATAAAAGCAAAATATTACGCTGTACATATTAGTGTAGATTAATTGGTCACACTTTGAAAACATATTACAaccaaataaatgaaaaacaaccGATAAACTCCCACATTCTTTAAAGATGTGGGCTTTAAAGGATTCTCTTTTACCTTGATTCTTTCCACACTGGCCTCAAGCTTCAGTTGCTCTACCAAGCGTCGCATGTTGGATAAACTGGAATTAGAAGTCATGTTGGCAGGAATTGCTTCAGTGGAGAAAAGTccttttaaaaaagaagaaccTCCTCAGTCTCTAGACACAAGCAGTCGGCTCCACTAATGGACAGCAAAGACTGGGCAAGAGAAGAATGGCCGGGTTTCTTTCCATATGACCTCAGTGCACTCCACTGAAGAAACAAGGAGAGATAGAGGCACACTGACCTCCACATGTACTTCGTTGACATTACAatcaaataaagagaaaaatcgctaaaaataaattaatattaGAGGTTAATATGACAAATTAACAATTTTCTTAATTAGCTTGTTTATTAAATTATATATTAAAATGCCAAAATATTAATACAGTGAGTATTATTTTCACTTCAGCCCTCGTAATTTTGATCATTTGATGTATTTTCATAACGAAATATTAAcatgtatgtatatttttttcagtttcggGTGTCTTACACAGCTAGGTACATAGAGTAGGAGAGTGGTGTTGTTGGTATATTAATCAACTTTGCATTTGTATGAAACTGCTCAATGTGTTTATCTGCACAGGGATCACAAACGGAAATTAGCTTGTGGCTAAATCTAGCACAAGATATCTCTTCTCTTATGAGGTTAATGTTCTTGTTAATTATGTCAAATACAAATAGGTAAACATACAGATAAATGTCAACACCATGGCAACACACGACATGGTAATAAATAGTTTAAATTGAGTAATGCCCACATTTCTTCTTTGCTGTGGTTTTTCCATGTAATTTCCATACCACTGTCTTTTATGGACCTATTTTTTCCAATAAACTGTTTTAATTGTGTCATTAGATTAAttattgaacttttttttaatcagttgtATGCATGCATTATATATTatgttgatttatttaattttacaagtacattttttaaatattttacagCCATTAGGAACCTCCGAGTGTGTTTTATATCGATTCAACATCTTTAtacaataaatatttaaaagataaataaatcctTTATTGCGCATGCGTTGGTTGGGCTGCCGAAAACCGTTATCCGTCGTCGTGCAGCTGTTGCCGCTGATGCGGAAGACGCTGGTAGCATGCGGCTTTGTCTAAAACGCACGTGGATAATTAACGCAAACACAACACGGTATTCTGGCCTTCTTATTGGTCCGCAGGTGATTATCGGGATTGGCTGTAAGTAGCTTTTGCGGAAGGGTAAACAGTGCGAGAACTATCATTTCTTTTAGCCACAGCAGCTCCTCGGACCGTCGTCGAGGTAATCAAACTGAACCACTATGAGCTAAAGCTAGACTTTGAACGTTCACACCTCTCATGTTGAGGCCTGTTTGAGAGACCAGCAGACATGGTGGAAGTGTTTTCCGGGCGGACTCTCCTGAATAAAGACGGGGATTTCGTCGACCCTGAGGAGGCGCTGAGGAACAAAGTGGTGGGGATCTACTTTTCTGCAGGCTGGTGTCCGCCGTGTCGGGACTTCACCCCCATCCTGTGTGATTTTTACACGGAGCTGGTTGAGGAGAACGACCCTCCCGCTCAGTTTGAGATAGTTTTTGTGTCCTCTGATAAATCAGCCGATGACATGGTTGAGTATTATCATGACATGCACGGAGACTGGCTCGCTCTGCCCTGGACGG from Odontesthes bonariensis isolate fOdoBon6 chromosome 22, fOdoBon6.hap1, whole genome shotgun sequence encodes:
- the gng10 gene encoding guanine nucleotide-binding protein G(I)/G(S)/G(O) subunit gamma-10 yields the protein MTSNSSLSNMRRLVEQLKLEASVERIKVSQAAAELQQYCLQNAGKDALLVGVPTGSNPFREPRSCAVV
- the nxnl2 gene encoding nucleoredoxin-like protein 2 translates to MVEVFSGRTLLNKDGDFVDPEEALRNKVVGIYFSAGWCPPCRDFTPILCDFYTELVEENDPPAQFEIVFVSSDKSADDMVEYYHDMHGDWLALPWTDDYKNELKQRYKITAVPKLVIVKENGDVITDKGRKQIRDRGLACFRSWLDAAEIFQNFKG